The following coding sequences lie in one Silvanigrella aquatica genomic window:
- the sufC gene encoding Fe-S cluster assembly ATPase SufC: MLSIKNLKASVGDKEILKGIDLDIPKGEVHVIMGPNGVGKSTLAHVLMGAKSYHLTAGSIHLDNEDVTLLDTTERAKKGMFLAFQYPVSIPGLKLSEYLRNLYNIRHEKQLSVSEFRKVLKDKLELLNIERASLQRYLNDGFSGGEMKRLEMLQLMLLEPKVAILDEIDSGVDVDAQKIVAECINQIVKVTKTSFVIVTHYQRLLNFIKPDKVHVVLDGKINQSGDMSLVNELERMGYEHIRQNQSSKT; the protein is encoded by the coding sequence ATGTTATCCATTAAAAATCTAAAAGCATCAGTCGGTGATAAAGAAATTCTGAAAGGAATTGACCTCGACATTCCCAAGGGTGAAGTGCACGTCATTATGGGACCGAATGGAGTTGGGAAATCTACTCTTGCGCACGTACTTATGGGTGCAAAATCCTATCACTTGACCGCAGGTAGTATTCATTTAGATAACGAAGATGTTACTTTACTGGATACAACGGAACGGGCAAAAAAAGGAATGTTTTTAGCATTTCAATATCCAGTTTCTATACCAGGATTAAAACTTTCTGAATATTTAAGAAATTTATATAATATTCGTCATGAAAAACAATTGAGTGTTTCCGAATTTAGAAAAGTATTAAAAGATAAATTAGAATTGCTAAATATCGAACGTGCTTCCTTACAACGCTATTTAAATGACGGGTTTTCGGGCGGAGAAATGAAGCGTCTTGAAATGCTCCAACTCATGCTTTTGGAACCTAAAGTTGCTATTCTCGACGAAATTGACTCCGGTGTTGACGTTGATGCACAAAAAATAGTTGCAGAATGTATCAATCAAATTGTCAAAGTAACAAAAACAAGTTTTGTTATCGTAACACACTACCAACGCCTGCTCAATTTTATCAAACCAGATAAAGTCCATGTGGTACTAGACGGGAAAATTAATCAGTCTGGAGACATGTCTTTGGTTAATGAGCTTGAACGCATGGGCTACGAGCATATTCGTCAAAATCAATCTTCAAAAACTTAA
- the sufB gene encoding Fe-S cluster assembly protein SufB, whose product MNNNKNNDIPNSEDFDASQVDILDDYKYGFHVKENYVFKGAKSAEGLTKEIVKEISAFKREPQWMLDIRLKALEIFNEKPMPTWGDTKTLNEIDFTNIHYFVRPTERVGTNWDDVPSEIKDTFDRLGIPEAERKFLAGVSAQFESEVVYHSMQKQLEEKGVLFFDMDTGLREHPDIVKKYFGSIIPAHDNKFAALNTAVWSGGSFIYVPKGVRVDIPLQAYFRINTENMGQFERTLIIADEGSSVHYIEGCTAPVYRTDSLHSAVVELIAMKGAKIRYTTIQNWSKNIINLVTKRAYAYEDAVVEWVDGNIGSKLTMKYPAVYLMGPRARGEILSVAFGGSEMHQDAGAKIIHAAPNTSSVITSKSISKDGGATTYRGLVKIPKGMTGCKSKVQCDALLMDDKSSSITYPTMEIEEQAGTEVGHEASVSRISDDQIYYLTSRGFTERQAMLMVVNGFIEEFVKELPMEYAVELNRLIEIEFEGVG is encoded by the coding sequence ATGAATAATAATAAAAATAATGACATTCCTAACAGTGAAGACTTTGATGCATCGCAGGTCGACATTTTAGACGACTATAAATATGGCTTCCACGTTAAGGAAAACTATGTTTTTAAAGGTGCAAAATCGGCAGAGGGTTTAACAAAAGAAATTGTAAAAGAAATTTCTGCATTTAAACGTGAGCCACAATGGATGCTCGACATCCGTTTAAAAGCTCTGGAAATATTTAACGAAAAACCCATGCCCACATGGGGGGATACAAAAACTTTAAATGAAATTGACTTTACAAATATTCACTACTTTGTACGCCCCACAGAGCGCGTGGGGACAAACTGGGATGATGTGCCCTCGGAAATTAAGGACACCTTCGATCGCTTAGGTATTCCCGAAGCCGAACGTAAATTCCTGGCTGGTGTTTCCGCACAGTTTGAATCGGAAGTGGTTTACCACAGTATGCAAAAACAACTTGAGGAAAAAGGCGTGTTGTTTTTTGATATGGATACCGGTTTGCGTGAGCATCCTGACATTGTAAAAAAATATTTTGGCTCCATAATTCCTGCTCATGACAACAAATTTGCGGCTTTAAATACTGCTGTTTGGAGTGGTGGTAGCTTTATTTATGTGCCTAAAGGCGTGCGTGTAGATATTCCATTGCAAGCTTATTTCAGAATTAATACCGAAAATATGGGGCAATTTGAAAGAACCTTAATCATTGCAGATGAAGGTTCCTCGGTGCATTATATTGAGGGTTGTACGGCTCCTGTTTATCGTACGGATTCTTTACACTCCGCAGTGGTAGAATTAATTGCCATGAAAGGTGCAAAAATTCGTTATACTACAATACAAAACTGGTCAAAAAATATTATAAATTTGGTGACAAAAAGAGCCTATGCTTATGAAGACGCGGTGGTGGAATGGGTCGATGGTAACATCGGTTCTAAGTTAACAATGAAATACCCCGCTGTTTACTTAATGGGTCCCCGTGCTCGCGGCGAAATCTTGTCTGTTGCCTTTGGGGGCAGCGAAATGCATCAAGACGCCGGTGCAAAAATTATTCATGCCGCGCCAAACACATCAAGCGTTATCACTTCAAAATCCATTTCCAAAGACGGTGGTGCGACTACTTATCGCGGACTTGTAAAAATTCCCAAAGGAATGACAGGCTGTAAAAGTAAAGTGCAGTGCGACGCCCTTTTAATGGACGATAAATCCTCGTCAATCACTTATCCTACCATGGAAATAGAAGAACAAGCCGGTACCGAAGTGGGTCATGAAGCCAGCGTCAGCCGCATTAGCGACGATCAAATTTATTATCTCACCAGTCGTGGTTTTACCGAGCGCCAAGCAATGCTTATGGTTGTAAATGGTTTTATTGAAGAATTTGTTAAAGAATTACCTATGGAATATGCGGTTGAATTAAATAGATTAATTGAAATTGAATTTGAAGGGGTTGGCTAA
- a CDS encoding transporter substrate-binding domain-containing protein, which yields MLKKLLLLFFFVSLEVFAEQSVPNQLEKIKTQKELKVCTSAGYAPFEVRTAKGKWVGFDILMFDNFAKYLNVKLELVDIRWEGIFPALLSQKCDFITGGMSITEERKKVINFSDVIYKSGNSLVISSHNSSKFKNLQDLDKEGVKIAVKTGNTGQQYLEKNLKNAKLLRFDTNSDLLTAVLKNRADAFAQDTVFALMASHENKGKLVILSEKLNYEDLAVGVRKQDTELLNKFNSFLADWKKSGGYGKAVTYYIESDKWTAELKN from the coding sequence ATGCTAAAAAAATTATTGTTACTTTTCTTTTTTGTTTCCTTAGAGGTTTTTGCAGAACAGTCCGTGCCAAACCAACTCGAAAAAATTAAGACACAAAAAGAATTAAAAGTTTGTACAAGTGCAGGCTATGCTCCTTTTGAAGTGAGAACAGCAAAAGGCAAATGGGTTGGTTTCGATATCCTTATGTTTGATAATTTTGCCAAATATTTAAATGTAAAATTAGAATTGGTGGATATACGTTGGGAAGGAATTTTTCCCGCACTTTTATCTCAAAAATGTGATTTTATTACTGGTGGTATGTCTATTACCGAAGAGAGAAAAAAAGTAATTAATTTCAGCGATGTCATTTATAAAAGTGGTAATTCCCTTGTGATATCTTCACATAATTCAAGTAAATTTAAGAACCTTCAAGATTTGGATAAAGAAGGTGTTAAAATTGCTGTAAAGACAGGGAACACCGGGCAGCAGTATTTAGAAAAAAACTTAAAAAATGCAAAATTATTGCGTTTTGATACCAATTCTGATTTGCTAACAGCTGTCCTCAAAAATAGAGCCGATGCCTTTGCACAAGATACCGTATTTGCACTTATGGCCTCTCACGAGAATAAAGGAAAACTGGTTATTTTATCTGAAAAATTAAATTATGAAGATTTGGCTGTGGGTGTTCGGAAGCAGGATACAGAACTACTCAATAAATTTAATTCTTTTTTAGCAGACTGGAAAAAATCAGGAGGCTATGGTAAGGCCGTAACGTACTACATTGAAAGTGACAAATGGACTGCGGAACTTAAAAATTAA
- a CDS encoding aminotransferase class V-fold PLP-dependent enzyme, protein MKAQNLGSKIRHEFPIFKNNEKKGDGQIKPFVYLDTAVTGQKPQSVIQAMTKYMETDYGSVHRGAYGVSIRSSKMYEDTREKVAKFIGSSVDANQVIFTKGTTESLNIVAHGISELFLDDKSRIVIPTIEHHANLIPWQQAALRKDCELAYLSLEGKQSSKLKINLKEAEQFITKNTKVVAFAHVGNVIGQINPVEELIALAKKVGALVVIDCAQSMSSHDEDLFAMGADAIAFSGHKLYGPTSIGVLAMKKELVDRLPPYLFGGGMISDVNLEQSLWTTGPAKFEAGTQPITEACGLSAAIDWVESKGRTNILNHSSGLASLFLEKLKNIPDIEVFSPQSGKETIVSFRHKKIHAHDMATILDFDNVAMRAGHHCAWPLIRNLGVDALVRCSFGAYSDGDDVEIAIEAIKNSVKRV, encoded by the coding sequence ATGAAAGCTCAAAATCTCGGTTCTAAGATACGTCATGAATTCCCAATTTTTAAAAATAACGAAAAAAAGGGAGATGGACAAATTAAACCCTTTGTTTATCTCGATACTGCTGTTACGGGGCAAAAGCCCCAATCTGTTATTCAAGCCATGACAAAATATATGGAAACAGATTATGGATCAGTGCATCGTGGCGCTTATGGGGTTTCTATTCGATCTTCAAAAATGTACGAAGATACTCGTGAAAAAGTAGCAAAATTTATAGGTTCCTCTGTTGATGCCAATCAGGTTATTTTCACTAAAGGAACAACAGAAAGTTTAAATATCGTTGCTCATGGAATTTCAGAATTATTTTTGGATGATAAAAGTCGTATTGTTATTCCTACTATTGAACATCATGCGAATTTAATTCCTTGGCAACAAGCGGCATTGCGTAAAGATTGTGAACTGGCTTATTTGTCTTTAGAAGGAAAGCAAAGTTCTAAGTTAAAAATAAATTTAAAAGAAGCAGAGCAATTTATTACGAAAAATACCAAAGTGGTTGCATTTGCTCATGTTGGTAATGTTATTGGACAAATAAATCCTGTGGAAGAACTCATTGCACTCGCTAAAAAAGTAGGAGCTTTGGTTGTTATTGATTGTGCGCAAAGCATGTCTAGCCATGACGAAGATCTCTTCGCTATGGGTGCCGATGCTATCGCTTTTAGTGGGCATAAACTTTATGGCCCGACAAGCATAGGTGTGCTTGCTATGAAAAAAGAACTTGTCGATCGTCTGCCACCTTATTTATTTGGTGGTGGGATGATTTCTGATGTGAATTTAGAGCAGAGCTTATGGACCACAGGGCCTGCAAAGTTTGAAGCGGGCACACAACCCATAACAGAAGCCTGCGGTTTATCTGCGGCCATTGATTGGGTCGAGAGCAAAGGAAGAACAAATATCTTAAATCATTCTAGTGGTTTGGCGAGTCTGTTTTTAGAAAAGCTAAAAAACATTCCAGATATTGAAGTGTTTTCGCCCCAAAGTGGTAAGGAAACAATTGTGTCCTTTCGCCATAAAAAAATTCATGCCCATGATATGGCGACCATTCTTGATTTTGACAATGTGGCCATGCGGGCAGGGCACCACTGTGCTTGGCCTTTAATCCGCAATTTGGGAGTTGATGCCCTTGTTCGTTGCAGTTTTGGAGCTTATTCCGATGGGGATGATGTGGAGATTGCCATTGAAGCTATAAAAAACTCTGTCAAAAGGGTCTAG
- a CDS encoding AarF/UbiB family protein, with product MQVGKSRKKKSNTENTKRSYHENLEKVASLDYRWIVPLTKKIRVNSNVIAKFFSFVFADIAISPLSQQQSAVGRFGLIKGITKALFPQSDSILTQIEKSFRTLQENIGEISSEILTDTEVTQELLVPFIEMVCVTIEKNPQLIALFGQPQILEAAFGTLGERMAALVEVIPALSSRAAEKFPDLKETFFQALFQLNKEEREKIYKISEEILGEVYKEKVFPLLKKTLSNDPRGKVLAPILSGAIEAIPGESCINAVLSIACTPHNEFSNGRVIAIAIQEIGGLYVKISQVISELCPPSLARELRTSQDDAGGIFPSIEKSWEYFLEILNTPEYQIWKPYLIIPEKPIRHFASASVGALYLIPLSPLGKEKYQIENVLIKIQRPNLKELFATQCEHILKLTDEANKIILTDKSIGDETQSELLGLVSTLRRSVLNYHKQSQEELDFTTEEKNADKVREALGDNKIIRIPRFFQANIDVVFMEKMPGIKVTKIVQAKYLKRREIADNIAQAYIDLVFTKGVVWADPHPGNILFDDISKQISMIDLNPCFIWDIKTRHEFKHLIYRLLLRDADGVYKTLYYLVDNPESLHSNTIIDDLAKFLNLSMGSASLTRFVGEFIKTLSENQIDLKVQVQAALRGLSQIALTTSSISARNSFGRILKNQFNLKELIGTVWDVGIIRVSKVILSTLFEFTRQMPEYDIGPVLDERDITTLSYRVRELAKANVCHIQIRRVSPEDHPNLKMSQDGQTILITSDLYIEIVDKVKPAVVRYVIETPSKKWLKERQEFVKLSSIARAFCTIECLEQLRRNSLDDYWRIVESWSKISYLRTVEETQLIGEVQIAARKLYSLRFANIWESSLSGLPLSSRIIWRILMRVESWKESSKQSYFISQKKKFGDVLLANLAYSSFFRMKTLLLESILWSLRRYISNLKFSMHLLPMTTQELEYLVLFGLSRKK from the coding sequence ATGCAAGTTGGAAAAAGCAGAAAGAAAAAAAGCAATACAGAGAACACAAAAAGGAGTTATCATGAAAATTTAGAAAAAGTCGCTTCTCTCGATTACCGTTGGATTGTTCCTTTAACAAAAAAAATACGAGTGAATTCAAATGTGATAGCAAAGTTTTTTTCCTTTGTTTTTGCAGACATTGCCATATCACCTTTATCACAACAACAATCAGCAGTGGGGCGTTTTGGACTTATTAAAGGAATTACAAAGGCGCTTTTTCCACAAAGCGATTCTATTTTAACACAAATTGAAAAATCTTTCCGGACATTACAAGAAAATATTGGCGAAATTTCTTCTGAAATTTTAACAGATACAGAAGTAACACAAGAATTACTTGTTCCATTTATCGAAATGGTGTGTGTTACAATTGAAAAAAACCCTCAATTGATTGCTCTTTTTGGACAACCACAAATATTAGAGGCTGCTTTTGGTACATTAGGCGAACGCATGGCCGCGCTTGTGGAAGTCATCCCTGCTCTTTCATCCCGTGCAGCAGAAAAATTTCCCGACTTAAAAGAAACATTTTTTCAAGCTCTTTTTCAATTAAATAAAGAGGAACGTGAAAAAATATATAAAATTTCGGAAGAAATATTAGGAGAAGTCTATAAAGAAAAAGTATTTCCTTTATTAAAAAAGACATTGTCTAATGACCCCAGAGGTAAAGTTTTAGCCCCTATTTTAAGCGGTGCTATTGAAGCCATTCCAGGCGAAAGCTGTATTAATGCTGTTTTATCTATTGCCTGCACGCCTCATAATGAGTTTTCTAATGGCAGAGTGATTGCCATTGCTATACAAGAAATCGGAGGACTTTATGTCAAAATATCTCAAGTTATTTCCGAATTATGCCCTCCGAGTTTAGCGCGAGAACTACGGACTAGCCAAGATGATGCGGGTGGTATTTTTCCGAGTATTGAAAAATCTTGGGAATATTTTTTAGAAATATTAAATACACCGGAATATCAAATTTGGAAACCTTATCTTATCATACCTGAAAAACCCATTCGTCATTTTGCCAGTGCCAGTGTAGGAGCCTTATATTTAATTCCATTGAGCCCTTTAGGAAAAGAAAAATATCAAATTGAAAATGTTTTAATTAAAATTCAACGACCAAATTTAAAAGAACTTTTTGCGACTCAATGCGAACATATTTTAAAATTAACCGATGAAGCAAATAAAATTATATTAACAGATAAATCCATTGGTGATGAAACTCAATCGGAATTATTAGGTCTGGTATCGACATTAAGAAGATCTGTCTTAAATTATCATAAACAAAGTCAAGAAGAACTCGATTTTACAACAGAAGAAAAAAATGCGGATAAAGTTCGAGAAGCCTTAGGTGACAATAAAATCATTCGTATTCCTCGTTTTTTCCAAGCCAATATTGATGTTGTCTTTATGGAAAAAATGCCGGGTATTAAAGTTACAAAAATTGTGCAAGCAAAATATTTAAAACGCAGAGAAATTGCAGATAATATTGCGCAAGCTTATATCGATTTGGTATTTACAAAGGGAGTGGTTTGGGCAGATCCTCATCCAGGAAATATTTTATTTGATGATATTTCAAAACAAATTTCCATGATCGATCTTAATCCTTGCTTTATTTGGGATATAAAAACCCGTCATGAGTTTAAACATTTAATTTACCGACTTTTGTTAAGAGATGCTGATGGTGTCTATAAAACTCTATATTATTTAGTGGATAATCCGGAATCATTGCATTCCAATACTATTATTGACGACTTAGCTAAATTTTTAAATTTATCCATGGGCAGTGCGAGTTTAACAAGATTTGTTGGTGAATTTATTAAAACATTAAGCGAAAATCAAATCGATTTAAAAGTTCAAGTCCAAGCCGCATTAAGAGGTTTAAGCCAAATTGCCTTAACAACATCATCTATTTCGGCACGCAATAGTTTTGGTCGTATTTTAAAAAATCAATTTAATTTAAAAGAACTCATTGGCACTGTCTGGGATGTGGGAATTATTCGAGTTTCAAAAGTGATTTTATCGACTTTGTTTGAATTCACACGACAAATGCCCGAGTACGATATTGGCCCTGTTTTAGATGAAAGAGATATTACAACTTTATCTTATCGCGTCCGCGAACTGGCCAAAGCCAATGTTTGTCATATTCAAATTCGCCGTGTTTCCCCCGAGGATCATCCCAATTTAAAAATGAGTCAGGACGGACAAACTATTCTTATCACAAGTGATCTTTATATTGAAATTGTCGATAAAGTAAAACCTGCTGTCGTCCGTTACGTTATAGAAACGCCCTCAAAAAAATGGTTAAAGGAAAGACAAGAGTTTGTAAAATTATCGAGCATCGCAAGAGCTTTTTGCACAATAGAATGTTTAGAACAATTAAGAAGAAATTCCCTTGATGATTATTGGCGTATTGTGGAATCGTGGAGTAAAATCTCCTATTTAAGAACTGTTGAAGAAACACAATTAATTGGAGAAGTACAAATCGCGGCACGCAAATTATACTCGTTACGTTTTGCCAATATTTGGGAATCCTCTCTTTCAGGATTACCGTTAAGTTCTCGAATTATTTGGCGAATACTCATGCGTGTCGAGTCCTGGAAGGAAAGCTCTAAACAAAGCTATTTCATTTCACAAAAAAAGAAATTTGGCGATGTTCTATTGGCAAATTTAGCTTACAGTAGTTTTTTCCGCATGAAAACCTTGTTGTTAGAAAGTATTTTATGGTCATTACGTCGTTACATTAGCAATTTAAAATTTTCAATGCACTTATTACCAATGACAACCCAAGAATTAGAATATTTAGTTTTATTTGGCTTAAGTAGAAAGAAATAA
- a CDS encoding SufB/SufD family protein, with the protein MMMTLVELNTHNLPKCPTHPEESWRKTNPETFFLPQNEVLNFQGNSAVESLNNKFLPWKVSYRNSDLLENRIQQLSNIINEDGIQALKLEQHRIILLEIGHGCVDIYASKQLKSNIELISAPFEVQSIAPKSDIGFALASRLKASSPHELIVKLESFGTEVPLVLIANQMSPNFSQCYSVLKFVLADSSQAELALIDGGNQFSYLRHSLELHENAKLTQLWIHNSAHENRNSVTLLERLVTLHENAKLNDAQIMLPQGNTRVTSNIVFAEKRAEAHSAAAVVATTGKFDYEPIQYHMAAQGKSDLNVKMIMSGRARAIFQGLVTIEKNAPQTLAKQNNKNLLLSKNARVDASPRLEILPNDVMCKHGSATGELDAKQLYYMATRGFSLNEARKMIVKSFVAESLINLESETLLSVMAESALEVALSQLPKEI; encoded by the coding sequence ATGATGATGACACTTGTTGAGCTCAATACCCATAATTTACCAAAATGCCCAACTCATCCCGAAGAAAGTTGGCGAAAAACAAATCCTGAAACCTTCTTTTTACCGCAAAATGAAGTTTTGAATTTTCAAGGTAACAGTGCTGTTGAATCTCTAAATAATAAGTTTTTACCTTGGAAAGTCTCTTACAGAAATAGCGATTTACTTGAAAATCGTATTCAGCAATTAAGTAACATAATAAATGAAGACGGAATTCAAGCCTTAAAATTAGAACAACATCGCATTATTTTACTTGAAATAGGTCATGGATGTGTTGATATTTACGCATCTAAACAATTAAAATCAAATATTGAATTAATTTCCGCTCCCTTTGAAGTGCAATCTATCGCTCCAAAAAGCGATATTGGTTTTGCATTGGCAAGTCGTTTAAAAGCAAGCTCTCCTCATGAATTGATTGTGAAGTTGGAATCTTTTGGAACGGAAGTCCCTCTGGTTCTCATTGCAAATCAAATGAGTCCAAATTTTTCGCAATGCTACAGCGTATTAAAATTTGTTTTAGCTGATTCGAGTCAAGCTGAATTGGCTTTAATTGATGGTGGTAATCAATTTTCTTATTTACGACACTCGCTTGAGTTGCATGAAAATGCAAAATTAACTCAACTCTGGATTCATAATTCTGCACATGAAAATAGAAATTCAGTTACTTTACTGGAGCGTTTAGTTACTTTGCATGAAAATGCAAAATTAAACGATGCGCAAATTATGTTACCTCAGGGAAATACCCGTGTAACTTCAAATATTGTTTTCGCAGAAAAAAGAGCAGAAGCGCATTCTGCAGCCGCTGTTGTGGCAACAACGGGTAAATTTGACTATGAACCCATTCAATATCATATGGCAGCCCAAGGAAAATCCGACCTTAATGTCAAAATGATTATGTCGGGACGCGCCCGCGCGATTTTCCAAGGACTAGTGACTATCGAAAAAAACGCCCCTCAAACTCTGGCAAAACAAAATAATAAAAATCTTTTATTAAGTAAAAATGCCCGTGTCGACGCTTCTCCTCGCCTTGAAATTTTGCCAAACGATGTTATGTGCAAACACGGTAGTGCCACTGGGGAGCTCGATGCTAAGCAATTGTATTACATGGCAACACGAGGTTTTTCCTTGAATGAGGCGCGTAAAATGATTGTAAAAAGCTTTGTTGCTGAGTCTCTTATTAATTTAGAAAGTGAAACTCTTTTATCTGTTATGGCAGAAAGTGCTCTTGAAGTGGCCTTAAGTCAATTGCCAAAAGAAATTTAA
- a CDS encoding metallophosphoesterase, producing MLRKKISILFLFFSIFFIKAAYSQREYNNILAMSDIHFNPFAICVDKNFKKKCSALIRELNESEVNNWKQIFEKYHENLSPSVSGEDTNYPLFESFLYGIKEITEKNSNIRFAVILGDFLGHHFIDNFKLYSQDKLDPKKIDFIKKTYQFLTNEIRSVIPAQIEIYPVIGNNDSYIDNYNVDNPKTSLFYNDLKNIWALNSEQIKNSDSFSSGGYYSAKTKIKGLSVVALNTNPFSKKATSKDKADINKIIEEQLIWLNVKLENAKNQKILIISHIPFGIDTYSSLNSLKKGGDPVLFWKDNPNLIEKPYLKILSNHFSSIAGILVAHTHFNSFQMIDNDLELFSLTVPSVSPIHKNNPGFQIFTLNDANIFMNSLSYVFGREEKKWKELYNFDELYESQTLYVGVQSLIGKWFKEPLVSDGKFINFYSMGNENTQVKNNWNYYICAADNNLNSENYKECLNSIY from the coding sequence ATGCTAAGAAAAAAAATTTCTATTCTCTTTTTATTTTTTAGTATTTTTTTTATCAAGGCAGCCTATTCTCAAAGAGAATATAATAATATTTTAGCCATGAGTGACATTCATTTTAATCCCTTTGCTATTTGCGTAGATAAAAATTTTAAAAAAAAATGCTCCGCATTAATTCGGGAATTAAATGAAAGCGAAGTTAATAATTGGAAACAAATTTTTGAAAAATATCATGAAAATTTATCCCCATCAGTTTCAGGAGAGGACACAAATTATCCTTTGTTTGAATCATTTTTATATGGAATTAAAGAAATAACGGAAAAAAATTCAAATATTCGTTTTGCTGTGATTCTTGGCGATTTTTTGGGGCATCATTTTATAGATAATTTTAAATTATACTCTCAAGATAAATTAGATCCAAAAAAAATAGATTTTATTAAAAAAACCTATCAGTTTTTAACAAATGAAATTCGTTCTGTTATACCTGCACAAATTGAAATTTATCCTGTTATTGGCAATAATGATTCTTATATAGATAATTATAATGTGGATAATCCAAAGACATCATTATTTTATAATGATTTAAAAAATATTTGGGCTTTAAATTCCGAGCAAATTAAAAATTCAGATTCTTTTTCGTCTGGTGGGTATTATTCTGCTAAAACAAAAATTAAAGGACTTTCTGTTGTTGCGCTCAATACCAATCCTTTTTCTAAAAAAGCGACAAGCAAAGATAAAGCAGACATCAATAAAATAATTGAGGAGCAACTGATTTGGCTTAATGTAAAATTAGAAAATGCTAAAAATCAAAAAATATTAATCATATCGCATATTCCTTTTGGTATAGATACCTATTCATCTTTAAATTCGTTAAAAAAAGGGGGAGATCCTGTTTTATTTTGGAAGGATAATCCTAATTTAATTGAAAAACCTTACTTGAAAATTTTATCGAATCATTTCTCTTCCATTGCCGGAATTTTAGTTGCCCACACCCATTTTAATTCCTTTCAAATGATTGATAATGATTTAGAACTATTTTCTCTTACTGTCCCTTCGGTGAGTCCCATTCATAAAAATAATCCAGGTTTTCAAATATTTACTTTAAATGATGCAAATATTTTTATGAATTCATTAAGTTATGTCTTTGGCAGAGAAGAAAAAAAATGGAAAGAACTTTATAATTTTGATGAACTCTATGAAAGTCAAACTCTTTATGTCGGAGTTCAAAGTTTAATTGGAAAATGGTTTAAAGAACCTTTAGTATCCGATGGGAAATTTATTAATTTTTACTCCATGGGTAATGAAAATACACAAGTAAAAAATAATTGGAATTATTATATTTGTGCTGCCGATAATAATTTAAATAGTGAAAACTATAAAGAATGCTTAAACTCTATTTACTGA
- the sufU gene encoding Fe-S cluster assembly sulfur transfer protein SufU: MTENLNTSQSIELNSLYQEVIVDHSRRPRFKSKNMQCRFCQEGKNPLCGDIITVFCQIEMKDSCPLLSIGFDGAGCSISQASASIMCNSLQNVTLQEAQKTISHAENIYTGKIAVNAHDLDEDIEALNGVSKFPVRVKCAALPWKTLDLLLNDNFDKNGMPKSGCDKLENCVKSSNNQRKLKIVTTEF; encoded by the coding sequence ATGACAGAAAACTTGAATACATCACAATCAATTGAACTAAATTCTCTTTATCAAGAGGTTATTGTCGATCACTCGAGAAGGCCGCGTTTTAAATCAAAAAATATGCAGTGTCGCTTTTGTCAAGAGGGAAAAAACCCTTTATGTGGTGATATAATTACAGTTTTTTGTCAAATTGAAATGAAAGATTCCTGTCCTTTGCTATCCATTGGATTTGATGGTGCCGGTTGTTCCATTAGCCAAGCTAGCGCAAGTATTATGTGTAATTCCCTCCAAAATGTAACGTTACAAGAAGCTCAAAAAACTATCAGTCATGCAGAAAATATTTATACTGGTAAAATAGCAGTTAATGCCCATGATTTAGATGAAGATATTGAAGCATTAAACGGTGTTAGTAAATTTCCTGTGCGTGTCAAATGCGCGGCTCTTCCTTGGAAAACATTGGATCTTCTCTTAAACGATAATTTTGACAAAAATGGTATGCCTAAATCTGGGTGTGATAAGCTTGAAAACTGTGTGAAATCCTCAAATAATCAACGCAAATTAAAAATTGTAACGACAGAATTTTAA
- a CDS encoding Rieske (2Fe-2S) protein, whose translation MALYKVCLLNELSSEKAIKFHVDGLDILFVKSLQSKQVYAFDNNCNHADKPLEKGKWNSETSEITCPFHKAVFCIAEGGAVKAPPACVPLTVYETEIRTEADGSFVYVNL comes from the coding sequence ATGGCACTTTATAAAGTTTGTTTACTTAACGAGTTGTCTTCTGAAAAAGCAATTAAGTTTCATGTGGACGGTTTGGATATCTTATTTGTTAAATCGTTACAAAGTAAACAGGTTTATGCTTTTGATAACAACTGTAATCACGCCGATAAACCCCTCGAAAAAGGCAAATGGAATTCGGAAACGAGTGAAATCACTTGCCCCTTTCATAAAGCCGTGTTTTGTATAGCCGAAGGAGGAGCTGTAAAAGCGCCTCCCGCTTGTGTGCCCTTAACGGTATACGAAACAGAGATCCGTACCGAAGCGGATGGCTCTTTTGTCTATGTGAATTTATAA